The following are encoded together in the Vicia villosa cultivar HV-30 ecotype Madison, WI unplaced genomic scaffold, Vvil1.0 ctg.000089F_1_1, whole genome shotgun sequence genome:
- the LOC131623965 gene encoding cellulose synthase-like protein D3, whose translation MNSKSLKMSRSSLSSTSDVSEANKPPLPPTVTFGRRTSSGRYTSYSRDDLDSELGSHDFMNYTVHLPPTPDNQPMDPTKISQKVEEQYVSSSLFTGGFNSITRAHLMDKVTESEVNHPQMAGAKGSSCGVPGCDSKVMSDERGVDILPCECDYKICRDCYIDAVKAGEGMCPGCKEPYKNTELDEVAVDDGMPLPLPPPVGGSKMERRLSLMKSTKSALMRSQTGDFDHNRWLFETKGTYGYGNAIWPKEGDFGNGKDDVSEPTELMSRPWRPLTRKLKIPAAVLSPYRLIIFIRMAALVLFLHWRITHKNTDAVWLWGMSIVCEIWFAFSWLLDQLPKLCPVNRSTDLNVLREKFEVVSPENPTGKSDLPGIDVFVSTADPEKEPPLVTANTILSILAADYPVEKLSCYVSDDGGALLTFEAMAEAASFANVWVPFCRKHDIEPRNPESYFSLKRDPYKNKVKPDFVKDRRRLKREYDEFKVRINGLPESIRRRSDAFHAREEIKAMKVLRQNRGDEPVEPMKIPKATWMADGSHWPGTWLSTSSEHSKGDHAGIIQVMLKPPSDEPLIGNADDAKLIDLTDVDIRLPLLVYVSREKRPGYDHNKKAGAMNALVRASAVMSNGPFILNLDCDHYIYNSKAMREGMCFMMDRGGDRLCYVQFPQRFEGIDPSDRYANHNTVFFDVNMRALDGLQGPVYVGTGCLFRRVALYGFDPPRAKEDHATFCSCCFGRNKKKHANTSEENRALKMGDSDDEEMNLSSFPKKFGNSSFLIDSIPVAEFQGRPLADHPAVKNGRRPGALTIPRELLDASTVAEAISVISCWYEDKTEWGQRVGWIYGSVTEDVVTGYRMHNRGWKSVYCVTKRDAFRGTAPINLTDRLHQVLRWATGSVEIFFSRNNAIMASTRMKFLQRIAYLNVGIYPFTSFFLIVYCFLPALSLFSGQFIVQNLNVTFLAYLLAITVTLCILAVLEIKWSGIELEEWWRNEQFWLIGGTSAHLAAVLQGLLKVVAGIEISFTLTSKSGGDDVDDEFADLYIVKWSSLMIPPITIMMVNLIAIAVGVSRTIYSTIPQWSRLLGGVFFSFWVLAHLYPFAKGLMGRRGKTPTIVFVWSGLIAIIISLLWVAINPPAGTDQIGGSFQFP comes from the exons ATGAATTCGAAATCATTAAAAATGAGCAGATCGTCTCTGTCGTCAACTTCTGATGTATCTGAAGCAAACAAGCCTCCTTTACCTCCAACTGTAACATTTGGCCGAAGAACTTCCTCGGGTCGATACACTAGTTACTCCAGAGATGATCTTGACAGTGAGCTAGGAAGTCACGATTTCATGAATTATACGGTGCATTTACCACCAACTCCTGATAATCAACCTATGGATCCGACAAAGATCTCACAGAAAGTTGAGGAGCAGTATGTGTCGAGTTCTCTCTTCACGGGAGGATTCAACAGTATTACTCGAGCTCATCTAATGGATAAAGTCACCGAATCTGAAGTGAACCATCCACAGATGGCTGGCGCAAAAGGGTCTTCTTGCGGCGTTCCTGGTTGTGATTCTAAGGTGATGAGTGATGAACGTGGCGTGGATATTCTTCCTTGTGAGTGTGATTATAAGATATGTAGAGATTGCTATATAGATGCAGTGAAAGCAGGAGAGGGAATGTGCCCGGGATGCAAAGAACCGTATAAGAACACAGAACTCGATGAAGTGGCTGTGGATGATGGAATGCCACTTCCACTTCCTCCTCCAGTTGGTGGGTCTAAAATGGAGAGGAGATTGTCCTTAATGAAGTCGACAAAATCTGCGCTAATGAGAAGTCAAACTGGAGATTTTGATCACAATCGGTGGCTCTTTGAAACAAAGGGTACCTATGGTTATGGCAATGCTATCTGGCCAAAGGAAGGAGATTTTGGAAATGGAAAAGATGATGTTTCTGAGCCAACCGAGTTGATGAGCAGACCATGGAGGCCACTCACCCGGAAATTGAAGATACCCGCTGCTGTTCTCAGCCCATATCG TCTCATCATTTTTATTCGTATGGCGGCTCTTGTACTGTTTCTGCATTGGAGGATCACACACAAAAATACTGATGCAGTCTGGTTATGGGGCATGTCTATAGTTTGTGAAATATGGTTTGCTTTCTCTTGGCTTCTTGATCAATTGCCCAAGCTATGCCCAGTAAATCGTTCTACAGATCTTAATGTTCTGAGGGAAAAATTTGAAGTAGTAAGTCCTGAGAATCCTACAGGAAAGTCTGATCTGCCAGGCATAGATGTCTTTGTCTCAACAGCTGATCCTGAGAAAGAACCGCCTCTTGTCACGGCAAACACCATCTTGTCTATTTTAGCTGCTGATTATCCCGTTGAGAAGCTTTCTTGCTATGTTTCTGATGATGGAGGCGCACTTTTAACTTTCGAGGCAATGGCTGAAGCTGCTAGCTTTGCTAATGTATGGGTTCCATTCTGCCGCAAGCATGATATAGAGCCTAGGAATCCGGAGTCATACTTCAGCTTAAAGAGAGATCCTTACAAAAACAAAGTGAAACCTGATTTTGTGAAGGATCGTAGAAGGCTAAAGCGTGAGTATGATGAGTTCAAGGTCAGAATCAATGGTTTGCCCGAGTCTATCCGTCGTAGGTCAGATGCTTTTCATGCAAGAGAGGAAATCAAGGCCATGAAAGTTCTGAGACAAAACAGGGGAGATGAACCTGTTGAGCCTATGAAGATTCCAAAAGCAACATGGATGGCTGATGGATCTCATTGGCCTGGGACTTGGTTAAGTACTTCATCTGAGCACTCAAAGGGTGACCATGCTGGCATAATTCAG GTGATGTTGAAACCTCCAAGTGATGAACCTCTTATTGGAAATGCTGATGATGCAAAGCTTATTGACCTGACTGATGTTGATATCCGTCTTCCCCTTCTTGTTTATGTTTCTAGAGAGAAACGCCCTGGTTATGATCACAACAAAAAAGCTGGAGCCATGAATGCATTGGTCAGAGCCTCGGCCGTCATGTCCAATGGTCCTTTTATACTCAATCTTGACTGTGATCACTATATCTACAACTCCAAGGCAATGAGGGAAGGTATGTGCTTTATGATGGATCGTGGTGGTGACCGCCTCTGCTATGTCCAGTTCCCTCAAAGGTTTGAGGGGATTGATCCCTCTGATAGATATGCTAATCACAACACCGTCTTCTTTGATGTTAATATGAGAGCCCTTGATGGACTTCAAGGGCCAGTGTATGTCGGAACTGGTTGTCTGTTTAGAAGGGTTGCTCTCTATGGTTTTGATCCTCCACGCGCCAAAGAAGACCATGCAACTTTCTGTAGTTGTTGCTTTGGGCGTAATAAGAAGAAGCATGCCAACACCTCGGAAGAGAACCGGGCGCTAAAGATGGGTGACTCTGATGATGAAGAGATGAATCTTTCATCCTTCCCTAAGAAATTTGGGAACTCAAGTTTCCTTATTGACTCAATTCCAGTGGCGGAGTTCCAAGGTAGGCCACTTGCTGATCACCCTGCTGTGAAAAATGGACGGCGTCCTGGTGCTCTCACAATACCGCGAGAGCTTCTCGATGCATCAACTGTGGCAGAAGCCATCAGTGTGATCTCATGTTGGTATGAGGACAAGACTGAATGGGGACAGCGTGTTGGATGGATCTATGGGTCGGTTACTGAGGATGTGGTCACTGGTTATAGGATGCATAACAGAGGATGGAAATCGGTTTACTGCGTGACCAAACGCGATGCCTTCCGCGGAACTGCTCCCATCAATCTCACTGATAGGCTGCATCAGGTTCTTAGATGGGCTACTGGCTCAGTTGAGATATTCTTCTCGAGAAACAATGCAATTATGGCCAGCACAAGAATGAAATTTCTTCAGAGGATTGCATACCTTAATGTCGGAATTTATCCATTCACCTCTTTTTTCCTTATTGTCTATTGCTTCCTTCCCGCACTCTCCCTCTTCTCAGGACAGTTCATCGTTCAAAATCTCAACGTCACTTTTCTTGCCTACCTCTTGGCTATCACTGTGACTCTCTGCATTCTCGCTGTGCTTGAGATTAAATGGTCAGGAATCGAGCTCGAAGAATGGTGGAGAAACGAGCAGTTTTGGTTAATCGGAGGAACCAGTGCCCATCTAGCAGCCGTTCTCCAAGGTTTACTCAAAGTTGTAGCAGGCATTGAAATCTCATTCACACTGACTTCAAAATCAGGCGGTGATGACGTGGACGACGAGTTCGCCGATCTTTATATCGTCAAATGGTCATCCCTTATGATACCACCAATAACAATCATGATGGTAAACTTAATAGCAATAGCTGTTGGAGTTAGCAGGACTATATACAGTACGATACCGCAGTGGAGCCGATTACTAGGCGGCGTTTTCTTCAGCTTTTGGGTATTGGCTCATCTCTACCCTTTCGCAAAAGGTTTGATGGGAAGAAGAGGGAAGACACCTACCATTGTTTTTGTATGGTCAGGTCTAATAGCAATCATAATATCACTCCTTTGGGTGGCTATCAATCCACCAGCCGGTACCGACCAAATCGGAGGGTCCTTCCAGTTTCCATGA
- the LOC131623966 gene encoding probable arabinosyltransferase ARAD1 produces MAGKQISRSKSRIILISLSILGFSLLIFLSSLSPLRTSPSSSSVHFHLPSSQTSFVASLEQFLAKTQPSSSLPDDTTPEPITDQHVNNLDDAISHSESYRLYSDPFYPVSLPLRVYVYNMPSKFTYDLLLLFQNTYRDTSNLTSNGSPVHRLIEQHSIDYWLWADLISPQSERLLKSVVRVHRQEDADLFYIPFFTTISFFLLEKQQCKALYREALKWITDQPAWKRSGGRDHIMPVHHPWSFKTVRRSVKKAIWLLPDMDSTGNWYKPGQVYLEKDLILPYVANVDFCDAGCLSEINPKRNTLLFFRGRLKRNAGGKIRSILVAQLSGADGVIIEEGTSGDGGKEAAQKGMRRSLFCLNPAGDTPSSARLFDAIVSGCIPVIVSDELELPFEGILDYRKIALFVSSNDALKPGWLLKYLKDIQPAHIKELQQNLAKYSRHFLFSSPAQPLGPEDLVWKMMAGKVVNIKLHSRRSQRVVEGSRNVCTCECRPGNITNTGSTIS; encoded by the exons ATGGCAGGAAAGCAGATCTCAAGATCCAAGTCCCGAATCATCCTCATATCCCTCTCCATCCTCGGTTTCTCTCtcctcatctttctctcttctctctctcctcTCCGAACCTCCCCCTCTTCCTCCTCCGTCCACTTCCACCTCCCCTCTTCCCAAACCTCCTTCGTCGCCTCCCTCGAACAATTCCTCGCTAAAACCCAACCCTCATCCTCTCTCCCCGATGACACAACCCCCGAACCAATCACCGATCAACACGTCAACAATCTCGACGACGCAATCTCCCATTCCGAATCCTATAGACTCTATTCCGATCCGTTTTACCCGGTTTCTCTTCCTCTTAGGGTTTACGTCTATAACATGCCCTCCAAATTCACCTACGATTTACTCCTCCTTTTCCAAAACACTTACAGAGATACTTCCAATCTCACCTCCAATGGCAGCCCCGTTCACCGTCTCATCGAACAG CATTCTATTGATTACTGGCTTTGGGCTGATCTCATTTCTCCTCAATCGGAAAGACTATTGAAAAGCGTTGTTAGGGTTCATCGACAAGAAGATGCAGACTTGTTTTACATACCTTTCTTCACCACTATAAGCTTCTTCCTCTTGGAAAAACAACAATGCAAGGCCCTTTATAGG GAAGCTTTGAAGTGGATTACAGATCAACCTGCTTGGAAGCGCTCTGGTGGAAGGGATCACATAATGCCCGTGCATCATCCGTGGTCTTTTAAGACTGTTAGGAGATCTGTGAAGAAAGCAATATGGTTGTTGCCGGATATGGATTCCACGGGGAACTG GTACAAGCCGGGGCAGGTTTATCTTGAGAAAGACTTGATTCTTCCCTATGTTGCCAATGTTGATTTCTGTGATGCCGGATGTTTGTCTGAAATAAATCCCAAGAGAAATACACTTCTTTTCTTCCGGGGACGCCTCAAAAGAAATGCG GGAGGAAAGATACGCTCTATACTTGTAGCTCAATTAAGTGGAGCTGATGGTGTAATTATAGAGGAGGGGACTTCTGGCGATGGGGGAAAAGAAGCAGCTCAAAAGGGCATGCGCAG GTCTTTATTTTGCCTAAACCCTGCTGGTGACACTCCATCCTCTGCTAGATTATTTGATGCCATTGTTAGTGGATGCATTCCAGTTATAGTAAGTGATGAGCTGGAGCTTCCTTTTGAAGGCATACTTGATTACAGGAAG ATAGCTTTGTTTGTTTCGTCCAATGACGCTCTCAAGCCAGGTTGGCTCTTGAAATATTTAAAAGACATTCAACCTGCTCATATCAAAGAATTGCAACAAAATCTTGCCAAG taCTCGAGGCATTTCCTGTTTTCCAGTCCAGCTCAACCGTTGGGTCCTGAAGACTTGGTTTGGAAAATG ATGGCCGGCAAAGTAGTGAATATCAAGCTTCATTCCCGAAGATCTCAGCGCGTAGTGGAAGGATCTCGAAATGTGTGCACATGTGAATGCAGGCCGGGCAACATTACTAATACTGGATCAACAATCTCTTGA